In Pseudomonas sp. Q1-7, the genomic window AAAGCGCCACCCACCCTGCGGGGCTGCGAACTGCTTCGCGAGTGAATTCGCCGCTCAGCCGTACTTCACCGCTTCGAGGAAGCCGATGCGCTGGCCGACATCGTGGAACACCCGCGCCGAGGCGATCTGGTTGTAGTCGATACCGTCCAGCAGGCCGAGCAACTGCGCGTCGAGGCGATAGCGCGGACGCCAGTCCAGCAGCCCTTCGAGGAAAGCGATGGCGTCGATTCCGGGGCGGAAGTTGGCCAGCAGGACGCGGCCGCCCGGACGCAGGGCCTGGAACAGACACGGCAGCAGACGCTCGCAGTGCCGGTCGTCCAGCACTTCGGTGATCCCGGCCGAATACACCAGGTCGTAGCCCTGGAACCGGCACTCGCCGGCCAGCAACTGCTCCAGACTGCCCAGACGGGTGCGCACGCCCAGCGCGCCATAGCTCTTGCGCACGGTTTCCAGGCGCTCCGCATCGTCGTCGAACACCAGCATTTCGCTGAAACGCCCCTGGTGCAGCTCGCGTGCCAGTTCCGCTTCGCGCAGGTGGCCGCCGGCAACGCACAGCATGCGCACGCCCTGGCCGACGCGCTGGCAGGTTTCGTCCACGGCGCGCGCCAGCATGCGCCGCCGGCAACGCAACGCGCGGGCCGCCTGGGCGCCGGTGGCGAAATCGAACAACTGGCGGGTGCGCGCCTCCGGCAGGTCGCGCAGGGCCTCGGACTCCAGTCCGTAGAGGTAATCCAGCAGCACGGGATTGCCGCAGCGCATGGGGGGCTGCCGGCAGGGGAAGGGCAGGATGTTGCTCGGCGCCGGCGGCACCTTGGGGGGTGGGGCGGCCTTATCGAAGTGCAACCGTTCGCGTTCGGCCTTGATACGCGCCAGTTCTTCGTGGAGTTGCCGTTGTTCTCGAACGTCTCTGCTCAGTTCTTCCGGATCTCTGATTTCTTCCACATGCCACCTCCTCTGGCCAGACGTGGACTCCTTGACCCATCACGCGGGATGAAGACAGTCGCTCATTCCGTGAAGAACCTTAGTTGATGGCGATGTGCCTTCAATCGGGCGAGTAGCGGAACGGGG contains:
- a CDS encoding class I SAM-dependent methyltransferase, producing the protein MEEIRDPEELSRDVREQRQLHEELARIKAERERLHFDKAAPPPKVPPAPSNILPFPCRQPPMRCGNPVLLDYLYGLESEALRDLPEARTRQLFDFATGAQAARALRCRRRMLARAVDETCQRVGQGVRMLCVAGGHLREAELARELHQGRFSEMLVFDDDAERLETVRKSYGALGVRTRLGSLEQLLAGECRFQGYDLVYSAGITEVLDDRHCERLLPCLFQALRPGGRVLLANFRPGIDAIAFLEGLLDWRPRYRLDAQLLGLLDGIDYNQIASARVFHDVGQRIGFLEAVKYG